A window of the Sphingomonas piscis genome harbors these coding sequences:
- a CDS encoding LytR/AlgR family response regulator transcription factor translates to MAEDSLRVLIADDEPLAAERLQLLLARSEGAALVGTAGDGESAVSMSEALQPDLLLLDIAMPGLDGIAVARALARQTPAPAVVFVTAFDQFAVAAFEVEAVDYLMKPVDPVRLQRALDRARTYLRQRTEGGPSRPPAGSRNSGLPTSPASCGSPLATSIVCRRSAITCACTSGDAAGSSTTAWQRWRKD, encoded by the coding sequence GTGGCTGAGGATTCGCTGCGGGTCCTGATTGCGGATGACGAGCCGCTGGCAGCGGAGCGGCTGCAATTGCTGCTTGCCCGAAGCGAGGGCGCGGCGCTGGTCGGCACCGCCGGCGACGGCGAGTCCGCCGTGTCCATGAGCGAGGCGCTGCAGCCCGACCTTCTGCTGCTCGACATTGCCATGCCAGGGCTCGACGGCATTGCGGTCGCCCGGGCGCTTGCCCGCCAGACCCCCGCGCCCGCGGTGGTGTTCGTCACCGCCTTCGACCAGTTCGCCGTCGCCGCCTTCGAAGTCGAGGCCGTGGACTACCTAATGAAGCCGGTCGACCCGGTTCGCCTTCAGCGCGCGCTCGACCGGGCGCGAACCTATCTGAGGCAGCGCACCGAGGGGGGGCCAAGCAGGCCACCCGCTGGCTCGAGGAATTCTGGGCTTCCGACCTCACCGGCCTCGTGCGGATCGCCGCTCGCGACGTCGATCGTGTGTCGGCGGAGCGCGATTACATGCGCCTGCACGTCGGGCGACGCAGCTGGCTCATCCACCACAGCATGGCAGCGCTGGAGGAAGGATTGA
- a CDS encoding UDP-N-acetylmuramate--L-alanine ligase: MQDSTFFCGIGGSGMLPLACIVRANGTRVLGSDRALDAGRLAPKFDYLRSLGIDLFPQDGSGVDAGMTLVTSAAVEDTIPDVVRARALGLPHLTRPQLLAQLLNAAERSVAVGGTSGKSTVTGMIGWILHVLGRKPTVMNGAVMKNFVSADAPFASALVGDPGLFVSEVDESDGSIALYRPGVAVLNNVTLDHKEMDELRELFGGFLNAASTAVINLDDPETRLLGERLEPSRRITYAFDHPDADLLGRNLRLSPGEATFDLVHEGEAYAVRLAVPGRHNASNALAAIGAVLALGISVAEAAEALASFQGLKRRLETVGTAGGVTVIDDFGHNPDKIDATLAALRAQAGRLLVMFQPHGYGPIAKMGDELARSFADGLGENDRLYMPDPVYQGGTVDRSRGSEWLVGKVCELGRSADHIPKRQAIADRLIAEARPGDRIVIMGARDDTLSDLAAQIVAALAARN; encoded by the coding sequence ATGCAGGATTCCACCTTCTTCTGCGGCATCGGCGGCAGCGGCATGCTGCCCCTGGCGTGCATCGTGCGCGCCAACGGCACGCGCGTTCTCGGCTCCGACCGGGCGCTTGATGCCGGCCGGCTTGCGCCGAAGTTCGATTATCTCCGCTCGCTGGGAATCGACTTATTCCCGCAGGACGGGTCCGGCGTGGACGCGGGCATGACCTTGGTGACCTCCGCAGCGGTCGAGGACACCATTCCCGATGTCGTGCGCGCCCGCGCCCTAGGGTTGCCTCACCTCACCCGGCCTCAGCTACTGGCCCAATTGCTCAACGCTGCGGAGCGAAGCGTCGCGGTCGGGGGAACCAGCGGCAAGTCGACGGTGACCGGCATGATCGGCTGGATCCTGCATGTTCTCGGCCGCAAGCCGACGGTGATGAACGGTGCGGTGATGAAGAATTTCGTCAGCGCCGATGCGCCTTTCGCAAGCGCACTGGTCGGCGACCCCGGCCTGTTCGTCAGCGAGGTGGATGAAAGCGACGGGTCCATCGCCCTATATCGGCCTGGGGTAGCCGTGCTGAACAACGTGACGCTGGACCATAAGGAAATGGACGAGCTTCGCGAGCTGTTCGGCGGCTTCCTAAATGCGGCGTCCACAGCGGTGATCAACCTTGATGACCCCGAAACGCGTCTGCTTGGCGAAAGGTTGGAGCCAAGCCGGCGTATCACCTACGCGTTCGATCACCCAGACGCAGACCTTCTCGGCCGCAACCTTCGGCTTTCCCCGGGCGAAGCGACCTTCGACCTGGTTCACGAAGGAGAAGCTTATGCCGTTCGGCTCGCCGTGCCGGGCCGTCACAATGCCTCCAACGCATTGGCGGCGATCGGTGCCGTTCTGGCGCTTGGCATCTCCGTTGCGGAGGCCGCGGAAGCACTGGCAAGCTTTCAGGGCTTGAAGCGCCGGCTCGAGACGGTTGGTACTGCTGGCGGCGTGACGGTGATCGACGACTTCGGCCACAATCCCGATAAGATCGACGCGACCTTGGCGGCGCTCCGGGCGCAAGCCGGACGGCTGCTCGTGATGTTCCAGCCGCATGGCTATGGCCCAATCGCCAAAATGGGAGACGAACTCGCCCGAAGCTTTGCGGACGGACTTGGCGAAAACGACCGCCTCTACATGCCTGACCCCGTTTACCAGGGCGGCACCGTCGATCGAAGCCGTGGATCGGAATGGCTGGTCGGCAAGGTATGCGAACTCGGGCGATCAGCCGATCACATCCCGAAGCGGCAGGCGATTGCCGACAGGCTGATCGCCGAAGCGAGGCCTGGCGACCGCATCGTCATCATGGGTGCCCGCGACGATACGCTGAGCGATCTGGCGGCGCAGATCGTCGCCGCTCTCGCCGCGCGGAACTGA
- a CDS encoding NUDIX domain-containing protein, translated as MVERAGGMSFAAGAWVFPGGRVDPLDVALATALGLGEADSLRLAAIRETLEECAIPVGIEPAPSPQLARQMQHELLHGNDLETVLVRHELDLVLNALIPLARWIPPLEVSRRFDTTFFVALMNDGDRVPNIIDTECTAARWVTAREMLRQEEARQAALIYPTRKNLERLAQFDSFTAILDHVAAHPLIPITAAEEVQHGQRFVTIPEGRGYPITRDPIDRVKRA; from the coding sequence ATGGTGGAACGGGCCGGCGGCATGTCGTTTGCGGCAGGGGCCTGGGTGTTTCCAGGCGGACGCGTCGATCCACTCGATGTCGCATTGGCCACTGCCCTTGGCTTGGGCGAAGCCGACAGCCTCCGGCTTGCAGCTATCCGGGAGACCCTTGAAGAGTGCGCCATCCCGGTGGGGATCGAACCAGCCCCCTCCCCTCAGCTCGCCCGGCAGATGCAGCACGAACTGCTTCACGGCAACGACCTGGAAACCGTGCTTGTCCGTCACGAGCTTGATCTGGTTCTGAATGCGCTAATTCCTCTGGCCCGCTGGATACCGCCGCTCGAAGTCAGCCGTCGATTCGACACCACCTTCTTCGTCGCGCTTATGAATGACGGCGACCGGGTTCCGAACATCATCGATACGGAATGCACCGCGGCCCGCTGGGTCACGGCACGCGAGATGCTGCGCCAAGAGGAAGCGCGCCAAGCTGCGCTGATCTACCCGACCCGCAAGAACCTGGAGAGGTTGGCCCAGTTTGACAGCTTTACCGCTATTCTTGACCATGTTGCTGCACATCCTCTTATTCCGATCACCGCCGCGGAAGAAGTGCAGCACGGCCAACGCTTCGTCACCATTCCCGAGGGCCGCGGCTATCCAATCACGCGCGATCCGATCGACCGGGTGAAGCGTGCCTGA
- a CDS encoding LytTR family DNA-binding domain-containing protein: protein MRLHVGRRSWLIHHSMAALEEGLNPELFVRLHRSAIVRRDFITGFTRNASGRWIARLADGEEQPVGRLYADRVRSMAGR, encoded by the coding sequence ATGCGCCTGCACGTCGGGCGACGCAGCTGGCTCATCCACCACAGCATGGCAGCGCTGGAGGAAGGATTGAACCCTGAATTGTTCGTGCGTCTTCACCGGTCGGCGATCGTCCGTCGCGACTTCATCACGGGGTTCACGCGCAACGCCTCAGGCCGCTGGATCGCCCGCCTTGCCGATGGGGAAGAGCAGCCCGTCGGAAGGCTCTACGCCGATCGGGTGCGGAGTATGGCGGGCCGCTAG
- a CDS encoding DUF1178 family protein, which yields MIVFDLQCRGGGERFEAWFDSNADYERQAKAGLVQCPYCASTEVEKAPMAPSVPRKGDANALARLAAMQAEMLKNSEWVGDKFVETARAMHSGEIEPGLVHGQARLSDAKALVEEGVPIAPLPLPVVPPGQVN from the coding sequence ATGATCGTCTTCGACCTTCAGTGCCGGGGTGGAGGAGAAAGGTTCGAAGCCTGGTTCGACTCGAATGCCGATTACGAGCGGCAGGCAAAGGCGGGGCTCGTGCAATGCCCCTATTGCGCGTCCACCGAGGTGGAGAAGGCACCAATGGCGCCGAGCGTGCCTCGAAAGGGTGATGCAAACGCGTTAGCCAGGCTTGCCGCCATGCAAGCCGAAATGCTAAAGAATTCGGAGTGGGTGGGCGACAAGTTCGTCGAGACCGCCCGAGCCATGCATAGCGGCGAAATCGAGCCTGGCCTGGTTCACGGGCAGGCGCGGCTAAGCGATGCTAAGGCGCTTGTCGAAGAGGGAGTACCGATCGCGCCTTTGCCGCTGCCGGTGGTGCCTCCCGGCCAAGTCAATTGA
- a CDS encoding PA2169 family four-helix-bundle protein — MADQDQVTTLNTLTATLIDSVTGYEDAASNADGSRFTEIFRQRATERNQAVEELRSEVRRLGGNPEDDGSFLGKTHQRFLDLKAAVTGRDDQAIINEVERGEDYLKEKFEAALNSDALTAESRSVVERVYQSVRSGHDQISQLKHGMEASA, encoded by the coding sequence ATGGCCGACCAAGACCAGGTTACGACCTTGAACACCCTCACCGCGACGCTGATCGACAGCGTCACTGGCTATGAGGACGCCGCCAGCAATGCCGACGGCAGCCGCTTCACCGAAATTTTCCGCCAGCGCGCAACCGAGCGCAACCAGGCGGTTGAAGAGCTCCGTTCTGAAGTCCGCCGCCTCGGCGGCAACCCCGAGGATGACGGCTCTTTCCTCGGCAAGACCCACCAGCGCTTCCTTGATCTAAAGGCGGCGGTCACGGGCCGCGACGACCAGGCGATCATCAACGAGGTCGAGCGCGGCGAAGACTATCTCAAGGAGAAGTTCGAGGCGGCGCTAAACAGCGATGCGCTGACCGCCGAAAGCCGCTCGGTGGTCGAGCGCGTGTACCAGTCGGTGCGCAGTGGCCACGACCAGATCAGCCAGCTGAAGCACGGCATGGAAGCCAGCGCGTAG
- the folE gene encoding GTP cyclohydrolase I FolE produces the protein MSNTPDDGDLVQPEGKLPVPDDVADAVRTLLRWAGDDPDREGLIDTPARVARAWKEYARGYGEDPAVHLSRTFDEVGGYDEIVLLKDIPFQSHCEHHMAPIIGKAAIAYLPRNRVVGISKLARVLHGFARRLQVQERLTAQVADCIWEHLQPKGVAVVIEASHACMTARGVNTPGVMMTTSRMMGTFREDERSRREVLALMGY, from the coding sequence ATGAGCAACACGCCCGACGATGGCGATCTCGTCCAACCCGAAGGCAAGCTTCCGGTGCCGGACGATGTCGCCGACGCGGTTCGCACCCTGCTTCGCTGGGCCGGCGACGATCCCGACCGGGAAGGGCTGATCGACACACCCGCGCGCGTTGCCCGCGCGTGGAAGGAATATGCCCGGGGCTATGGCGAAGACCCGGCGGTCCACCTCAGCCGCACCTTCGATGAGGTCGGCGGCTACGACGAGATCGTGTTGCTGAAGGACATACCGTTCCAGTCGCACTGCGAGCACCACATGGCGCCGATCATCGGCAAGGCGGCAATCGCCTATTTACCGCGCAATCGCGTCGTTGGCATCTCCAAGCTCGCCCGCGTGCTCCACGGCTTCGCACGGCGCCTACAAGTGCAGGAGCGGCTTACCGCGCAGGTTGCCGACTGCATCTGGGAACATCTCCAGCCCAAGGGGGTGGCCGTTGTCATTGAGGCCAGTCACGCCTGCATGACCGCGCGCGGCGTCAACACGCCGGGCGTGATGATGACGACCAGCCGGATGATGGGCACCTTCCGCGAAGACGAACGGAGCCGCAGGGAAGTGCTGGCCTTGATGGGGTATTGA
- a CDS encoding 5' nucleotidase, NT5C type — MLADFDTAASRLLGMPAAQFQARHGNRDFWKRIQRAPDFYGTLPKMADANQLFEGVKHLNPTILTGLPLGNWAAPQKVRWAAEHFPGVPIITCMARDKHRHMHVGDVLVDDRETHRAAYEDAGMIFIHHTSAADSLRQLSPIFPSVRSPA, encoded by the coding sequence GTGCTGGCCGACTTCGACACGGCAGCATCGCGGCTGCTGGGCATGCCGGCCGCCCAGTTTCAGGCCCGGCATGGCAACCGTGACTTCTGGAAGCGGATCCAACGCGCGCCGGACTTCTATGGCACCCTGCCGAAGATGGCGGACGCGAATCAGCTGTTCGAAGGTGTGAAACACCTCAATCCGACGATTTTGACCGGACTTCCTCTAGGCAACTGGGCAGCGCCGCAGAAGGTTCGCTGGGCAGCCGAGCACTTCCCGGGCGTGCCCATCATCACCTGCATGGCGCGCGACAAGCATCGGCACATGCATGTCGGCGACGTGCTGGTGGACGACCGGGAAACGCACCGGGCCGCCTATGAAGATGCGGGGATGATCTTCATTCACCACACCAGCGCGGCCGACAGCCTGCGCCAGCTTTCGCCCATCTTTCCGTCGGTGAGATCGCCGGCTTAA
- a CDS encoding LD-carboxypeptidase, translating into MVRIAVVAPSCTLKREAAEAVQAIASARGDCELMIHPQSFLSEGHFAGSDADRLAALREVMADECVDAVWFARGGYGSNRIAETAVKDLPSAARTKTYLGYSDGGFLLAGLHKAGASVAHGPMVQDVVREGGPAAVNRALDWMVRGDPDALEAGVDGPALAFNLTVLSNLLGTSLEPDFSGADLLVEDVSEHLYRIDRTMFHLSSSPSVRKVRRLRLGRVSDVPDNDPAFGSDAEAIVRDWCTRSGIPFGGSADIGHDAANKVVPFGQSGF; encoded by the coding sequence ATGGTCCGGATCGCGGTTGTGGCGCCGAGCTGCACGCTGAAGCGGGAAGCGGCAGAGGCTGTCCAGGCGATCGCAAGCGCCCGGGGCGACTGCGAGCTGATGATCCACCCGCAAAGCTTCCTTTCCGAAGGCCACTTCGCGGGAAGCGATGCCGACCGGCTGGCGGCTTTGCGCGAGGTCATGGCCGATGAGTGCGTCGATGCGGTGTGGTTCGCGCGGGGCGGTTACGGGTCGAACCGGATTGCCGAAACCGCGGTAAAAGATTTGCCGAGCGCTGCGCGTACCAAAACTTACCTTGGCTATAGCGACGGCGGTTTCCTACTGGCCGGGTTGCACAAGGCAGGTGCCTCCGTGGCCCATGGGCCGATGGTTCAGGACGTCGTTCGCGAAGGCGGTCCGGCGGCGGTGAACCGCGCATTGGACTGGATGGTCCGCGGCGACCCCGACGCTCTCGAAGCGGGCGTGGATGGGCCTGCGCTGGCGTTTAACCTGACAGTATTATCCAACCTGCTGGGAACTTCGCTGGAGCCGGACTTCAGCGGAGCCGATCTGCTGGTCGAGGATGTCAGCGAACACCTCTACCGCATCGACCGGACCATGTTTCATCTTTCGTCCTCACCCAGCGTCCGCAAAGTGCGGAGACTGCGGCTCGGGCGGGTCAGCGACGTTCCCGACAATGATCCCGCGTTCGGCAGCGACGCCGAAGCGATCGTTCGCGATTGGTGCACCCGGTCGGGGATCCCGTTCGGCGGCTCGGCGGACATTGGCCACGACGCCGCAAACAAGGTCGTTCCATTCGGTCAATCCGGCTTTTGA
- a CDS encoding sensor histidine kinase produces MQLLPLTRAEHRLSDWPIAAKSILGFWVFYALTVVARAWLGTDPVTELRNRLLLIGFGIILTALIYLALAAFGRGRSLARRAVIAAAGSFLAAGAMSGFQVLADRIMADSKEQVRYQAREGFVIVEQGRRVRIERMSQAPLEVTLPRLSELDSAKQFRIAANLAVMWLFFFAAWSAFYLAMVAQRDALEAQQRAADAEGAAQAAQVRALRYQVNPHFLFNTLNSLSSLVMTGRSDRAETMLLALSTFFRSTLSLDPTADVTLAEEIDLQRLYLDIEKARFPDRLQVEIDVPEELEQARLPALILQPIVENAIKYGVSTTRKTVVVSIAARTMDDGRMCLEISNRLKHGGKDALGAATHEGTGLGLSNVSQRLQARFGRRGECRFGPMTEGGYKVALTMPVERRG; encoded by the coding sequence ATGCAGTTGCTGCCACTGACCCGTGCCGAACATCGCCTTTCGGACTGGCCGATTGCCGCCAAGTCCATCCTGGGCTTCTGGGTGTTCTACGCGCTCACGGTGGTTGCGCGCGCCTGGCTCGGCACCGATCCGGTGACGGAACTTCGCAATCGCCTGCTGCTGATCGGCTTCGGGATCATTCTCACTGCGCTTATCTACCTTGCGCTGGCGGCGTTCGGCCGCGGGCGAAGCCTTGCCCGCCGCGCCGTGATCGCTGCCGCGGGCTCGTTCCTGGCAGCGGGCGCCATGTCCGGTTTTCAGGTGCTCGCCGACCGGATCATGGCGGACAGCAAGGAACAGGTGCGATACCAGGCTCGCGAAGGCTTTGTGATCGTCGAGCAGGGCCGCCGGGTGCGTATCGAGCGGATGTCGCAGGCGCCCCTCGAAGTCACCCTGCCCCGTCTTAGCGAGCTCGACTCCGCCAAGCAGTTCCGGATCGCCGCCAATCTCGCCGTCATGTGGTTATTCTTTTTCGCTGCGTGGAGCGCGTTCTACCTGGCGATGGTGGCACAGCGGGACGCGCTGGAAGCGCAGCAGCGCGCTGCCGACGCGGAAGGTGCCGCGCAGGCGGCGCAGGTCCGGGCACTCCGCTATCAGGTCAACCCGCACTTCCTGTTCAACACGCTGAACAGCTTGTCCTCGCTGGTGATGACGGGGCGCAGCGACCGTGCTGAAACGATGCTGCTCGCACTGTCGACCTTTTTCCGCTCGACCTTGTCGCTCGACCCGACCGCGGACGTCACCCTGGCAGAGGAAATCGATCTCCAGCGGCTCTATCTCGACATCGAGAAAGCCCGATTCCCCGACCGGCTCCAGGTCGAGATCGACGTTCCGGAGGAGCTCGAGCAGGCACGGCTTCCCGCCCTGATCCTTCAGCCCATCGTTGAGAATGCGATCAAGTATGGCGTGTCGACGACGCGCAAGACCGTGGTCGTGAGTATCGCCGCCCGGACCATGGACGATGGCCGAATGTGTCTGGAGATCAGCAATCGACTGAAACATGGCGGCAAGGACGCCCTGGGCGCGGCAACCCATGAAGGGACCGGGCTTGGCCTATCCAACGTTTCTCAGCGCCTCCAGGCCCGGTTCGGACGCCGCGGCGAGTGCCGCTTCGGACCGATGACGGAGGGTGGCTACAAGGTTGCACTGACGATGCCGGTGGAACGCCGTGGCTGA
- a CDS encoding dicarboxylate/amino acid:cation symporter — MTQTASAAPSTRPFLVLAALIAGLLLGMAVLDAGDGIREPAVRWLGVIGNLWLNALKMTVIPLMVALLVTGVAKGADMARAGRVAGRTVLWIVIICTASAIIGAVMVKLLTGAFPLPEAAAAGLRAGIAGVAGTAASAPILGAADFLKSVIPDNVIAVAASGEVLPLVVFALLFALALSRIEPDRRALVVNFFDAVADALLVIIAWVLWIAPLGVFALAFTVGASAGGAAFAALGHYVLVLSVIGALVTIMAYPLAVFGGGLNPRAFARCMIGPQSVAISTRSSLASLPAMLTAAQGLNIREGTAGVTLPISVALLRATGPAMNTAVAFYVAHWLGLEPTMTQMVAATAVGAVMSYGAISLPGEVSFISSIGPIAIALGVPIEPLALLVAVEMVPDIFRTLGNVTMDVAVAAVVDRSAED; from the coding sequence TTGACCCAAACCGCTTCGGCGGCGCCGTCCACGCGCCCGTTTCTTGTTCTTGCCGCACTTATCGCCGGCCTGCTGCTCGGAATGGCGGTGCTCGATGCGGGCGATGGCATTCGTGAGCCCGCGGTGCGGTGGCTTGGGGTGATCGGCAACCTGTGGCTGAACGCCCTCAAGATGACGGTCATTCCGTTGATGGTCGCGCTACTGGTAACGGGTGTTGCAAAGGGCGCCGACATGGCCCGGGCCGGGAGGGTTGCCGGGCGAACCGTCTTATGGATCGTCATCATCTGCACCGCATCCGCCATCATCGGCGCGGTGATGGTGAAATTGCTGACCGGCGCCTTCCCCTTGCCGGAAGCGGCGGCGGCAGGACTTCGCGCCGGGATCGCGGGCGTGGCAGGAACCGCGGCCAGCGCACCAATCCTCGGCGCGGCGGACTTTCTTAAATCGGTGATTCCCGACAATGTCATTGCCGTGGCGGCAAGCGGTGAGGTGCTGCCTTTGGTGGTCTTCGCCCTCCTTTTTGCCTTGGCCCTGTCGCGTATCGAGCCCGACCGCCGTGCCCTCGTCGTCAACTTCTTCGACGCGGTCGCCGATGCGCTGTTAGTGATCATCGCGTGGGTGCTGTGGATTGCACCGCTTGGCGTGTTCGCGCTCGCCTTCACGGTCGGTGCAAGCGCGGGCGGCGCTGCCTTCGCTGCTCTCGGCCACTACGTCCTCGTCCTATCGGTCATCGGCGCCCTGGTGACGATTATGGCCTATCCGCTTGCCGTGTTCGGCGGCGGGTTGAATCCACGGGCCTTCGCTCGCTGCATGATTGGGCCACAGTCCGTCGCTATCTCGACCCGATCGTCGCTTGCCTCGCTGCCGGCCATGCTGACCGCCGCGCAGGGACTCAACATCAGGGAGGGGACGGCGGGCGTCACACTGCCGATTTCCGTTGCATTGCTTCGGGCGACGGGGCCGGCGATGAACACCGCAGTCGCTTTCTACGTCGCGCACTGGTTGGGCCTTGAGCCGACTATGACCCAGATGGTCGCGGCTACCGCGGTCGGAGCCGTCATGAGCTACGGGGCGATCAGCCTGCCCGGTGAGGTCAGCTTTATCAGTTCAATCGGTCCGATAGCCATCGCGCTGGGCGTGCCGATCGAGCCGCTCGCACTGCTTGTCGCGGTGGAGATGGTGCCCGACATCTTCCGGACGCTCGGCAATGTGACCATGGATGTTGCAGTGGCGGCCGTGGTCGACCGCAGCGCGGAAGACTAG
- the mscL gene encoding large conductance mechanosensitive channel protein MscL, with amino-acid sequence MLSEFRAFIARGNVLDLAVAVIIGAAFATITTSLTEDMIMPVVGAIFGGLGFSSYFTLLGPVPADFAGDPQSYADLKKAGVAVLGWGQFVTVVINFLILAFIIFLLVRFANKATRREPDAPAGPTEIELLAEIRDELKRR; translated from the coding sequence ATGCTGAGCGAGTTTCGAGCCTTTATCGCCCGGGGCAATGTGCTGGACCTGGCCGTTGCGGTGATCATTGGCGCCGCCTTCGCCACCATCACGACCAGCCTCACGGAAGACATGATCATGCCGGTGGTCGGCGCGATCTTCGGTGGACTCGGTTTCTCCAGCTACTTCACGCTGCTGGGACCGGTACCGGCCGATTTCGCCGGCGATCCCCAAAGCTATGCGGATCTCAAGAAGGCCGGCGTGGCGGTCCTCGGCTGGGGGCAGTTCGTCACCGTGGTGATAAACTTCCTGATCCTGGCCTTCATCATCTTCCTGCTGGTGCGGTTCGCGAACAAGGCGACGCGGCGGGAGCCAGACGCACCCGCGGGTCCGACGGAGATCGAGTTGCTCGCCGAGATCAGGGACGAATTGAAGCGGCGATGA
- a CDS encoding extensin family protein translates to MRGVGCLLLLIATGVAIWWFGSRFVRDHPQDVPWTKLSLTQPIGRFTGRKVAGLSEDTALCRSLLEQAGSRAVSASSRRDGPQCGYDDGMRLAEPDLVYDPAGPVTSCPVAAGLFILERQVIQPAARRRFGTEVARVVHAGSYSCRRLYNRSEGAFSEHATADAFDVLGFVLDDGRRISVLKDWSTPGDKAAFLRDVRDGACSLFATVLSPDYNRAHADHLHLDQAQRGAGGWRACR, encoded by the coding sequence ATGCGCGGCGTCGGATGCCTGCTTCTACTGATAGCGACCGGGGTCGCCATCTGGTGGTTTGGGTCCCGCTTCGTGCGCGATCATCCGCAGGACGTGCCCTGGACCAAGCTCAGTCTCACTCAACCGATCGGGCGATTCACCGGCCGCAAGGTCGCGGGGCTATCGGAGGACACGGCCTTGTGCCGAAGCCTACTGGAACAGGCCGGCTCGCGTGCTGTTTCCGCTTCGTCGCGGCGCGATGGACCGCAGTGCGGGTACGACGACGGCATGCGCCTTGCTGAACCCGATCTCGTCTACGACCCGGCCGGCCCAGTCACCTCCTGCCCGGTTGCGGCCGGCCTCTTCATCCTGGAGAGACAGGTGATCCAACCAGCGGCCCGACGTCGTTTCGGAACGGAGGTCGCCCGGGTCGTTCATGCCGGAAGCTACAGCTGCCGCCGCCTCTACAACCGATCGGAGGGCGCCTTCAGCGAACATGCGACCGCCGACGCTTTCGACGTGCTCGGCTTTGTCCTGGATGATGGCCGCCGCATTTCGGTACTCAAGGACTGGTCCACGCCCGGCGACAAGGCAGCCTTCCTCCGGGACGTTCGCGACGGGGCATGCTCACTGTTCGCGACGGTGCTGTCCCCCGACTACAATCGCGCTCACGCCGATCACCTGCACCTCGATCAGGCGCAGCGGGGTGCTGGCGGCTGGCGCGCCTGCCGCTGA
- a CDS encoding class I SAM-dependent methyltransferase translates to MSMRLRLMGACLMLSVWGAAPLHAQPAPVSIAEALQASSRSSDNVKLDAGRKPADVLNFIGLQPGMRAIDMFGANRYWSEIMAPVVGQAGHVTVWQPRQFLNEARQKEFADFAARQGNVTLLTSPFEQPLLGTEAYDALIMNLDYHDVYWQNAERKIPQMSPDAWLAQLFKAMKPGAVLGIIDHAANPGSDTREVVEKYHRIDPAVVRADFERAGFTFEGSSDLLRNPADDHLTNVFDPKVRGQTDRFLFKFRKPAA, encoded by the coding sequence ATGTCGATGCGACTGCGACTGATGGGTGCGTGCCTGATGCTGAGCGTTTGGGGAGCGGCCCCGCTCCATGCACAACCGGCGCCGGTTTCGATCGCCGAGGCCTTGCAGGCCTCCTCCCGAAGCTCCGATAACGTCAAGCTCGACGCTGGCCGAAAGCCCGCCGACGTGCTGAACTTCATCGGGCTTCAGCCCGGCATGCGAGCAATCGATATGTTTGGCGCCAACCGCTACTGGTCGGAGATCATGGCGCCGGTGGTGGGTCAGGCGGGTCACGTCACCGTCTGGCAGCCGCGTCAGTTCCTCAACGAAGCGCGACAAAAGGAGTTCGCCGACTTTGCCGCGCGGCAAGGCAATGTGACGCTCCTGACGTCCCCGTTCGAACAGCCGCTGCTGGGAACCGAGGCTTATGACGCGCTGATCATGAACCTCGATTACCACGACGTTTATTGGCAGAATGCGGAACGCAAGATCCCGCAAATGAGCCCGGATGCGTGGCTTGCTCAATTGTTCAAGGCGATGAAGCCGGGGGCCGTCCTGGGCATCATCGACCATGCCGCCAACCCGGGCAGCGACACGCGGGAAGTGGTCGAAAAGTATCACCGGATCGATCCGGCGGTGGTCCGCGCCGATTTCGAGCGCGCCGGCTTCACCTTCGAAGGATCGAGCGACCTGCTGCGCAATCCAGCCGACGATCACCTCACCAACGTCTTCGATCCGAAGGTTCGAGGTCAGACCGACCGCTTCCTGTTCAAGTTCCGAAAGCCTGCTGCTTGA
- a CDS encoding SWIB/MDM2 domain-containing protein, whose amino-acid sequence MAKSSTGTTRKAGGGLARPVQPSPELAAVVGNDPLPRSEVVSKVWDHIRKNNLQNPQNKREILADDKLKKVFGKDSCTMFEMNKHLSNHLK is encoded by the coding sequence ATGGCTAAATCTTCGACGGGGACCACCAGGAAAGCGGGCGGCGGACTGGCGCGTCCGGTTCAACCTTCGCCGGAACTGGCAGCGGTCGTCGGCAACGACCCGTTGCCGCGTAGCGAGGTGGTTTCCAAGGTTTGGGATCACATCCGCAAGAACAACCTGCAAAACCCTCAGAACAAGCGGGAAATCCTTGCGGACGACAAGCTGAAGAAGGTCTTCGGCAAGGATAGCTGCACCATGTTCGAGATGAACAAGCATCTGTCGAACCACCTCAAGTAG